DNA sequence from the Deltaproteobacteria bacterium genome:
CCACGTGTTCCACAGCCTGGACGCCGTGGAAGCCTCCCTTTGTACGGCACTGGCCTCCCTGGAGGCATCCCCGCAAAAGGTTGCCGGGTTGACCGGCTTCGAATGGATAGTTAGTAAATGTTAGAACGCAACTTGGTATAATACCATTTCCTAGTTGTAATCCTACAAATAAGAACATCGGCACAAAGACGCAAGACGTGTGGGGGAGAGTACCTGAAAAGCGTCGAACAATTTATCTGTGAGTTCATCGAGAGAATCAAAAAAGCGATTTCTGCAAACATGCCTGCGCAGCCACTGCCACAGGCGTTCCACGGGATTCAATTCGGGAGAATACGCCGGCAGCAGTTCGATAGTAATATTTCCGGGCACGACCAGGTCTTTTGAGCCATGCCATCCCGCCTGATCCATAATCAGCATGATGTCCGTGTCGGAAAATGCGGAGGAAAATTGTTCAAGATAAAGATTCATCATTTCCGTGTCGACCCAAGGAAGGATAAGGCTGAAGGAGTCCCCCGTATGAGGGGATACGCTGGAATAGATGTAAAAGTTTTTGTAGCCCGGTTTTACCAGTGAATGTACCCGAAGCCCCTTCAGTCCCCAACAGCGTCCGACGGTGGGCATCGTCCCGAAACGCCCCTCGTCAAAGAAGAACACGGCACGGTCATTTTTTGATAGAAACACCGCCGCTTTTTCTGATGTTTTTTTTAAAGCTTTCCTGGGCTGCGGGGTCGGCCTTTGCGTGGGTGGGGCGTGGCACTTTCTGGCGGAACCCCATCTTGCGCACCATAAACCATAATGGTGTTTTTCCCACACTTTTGCCGAAGCGCCCGCGCACCTCATCTCGCAATCTTGCCAGTGTCCAATGGACTTTTTCCCCTTCCTGATTACTGCCCTGCTTCAGCCATTCGGCAATCTTCGCCAGCTCTTCTTCGTTCAGTTTCGGGGGATTGTGTCCTTTCGGGCGGTCGACAAGGCCTTCCACCCCATCCTCTCGGAACCTTTTGATCCACCTCCAGACAGTATCCCGTCCCACCCCCATTACGTCTGCCACCGTACTGATAGGCTGTTCCGCACTGCTGACAATCGCCTGAAGCCGGATGCCGACCCTTAATTC
Encoded proteins:
- a CDS encoding IS630 family transposase, producing the protein MWEKHHYGLWCARWGSARKCHAPPTQRPTPQPRKALKKTSEKAAVFLSKNDRAVFFFDEGRFGTMPTVGRCWGLKGLRVHSLVKPGYKNFYIYSSVSPHTGDSFSLILPWVDTEMMNLYLEQFSSAFSDTDIMLIMDQAGWHGSKDLVVPGNITIELLPAYSPELNPVERLWQWLRRHVCRNRFFDSLDELTDKLFDAFQVLSPTRLASLCRCSYL